The following are from one region of the Halarcobacter sp. genome:
- a CDS encoding energy-coupling factor ABC transporter permease: MHIEAGVVHGAKMVLSYGTAAVSFSVAAKMAYENIKDAGVLPFAVKTIISTILVFMFFEVLPHHPIGVSEVHLILGSTLFLIFGAGAAAFGLALGLLIQGLFFAQFDLPQYGINVTTLLMPLFAMSYVAAKIIPKATPYKDIKYATALKLSLMYQGGIVTWVAFWALYGQGFGAENISAVFSFGAAYMSVVILEPVIDIAVLAGAKTLNSLKSSSFVEPRLFNSAK, encoded by the coding sequence ATGCATATAGAAGCAGGAGTTGTGCACGGCGCAAAAATGGTTTTAAGTTATGGAACTGCCGCAGTTTCATTCTCGGTTGCCGCTAAAATGGCTTATGAAAATATCAAAGACGCAGGTGTTTTACCATTTGCAGTAAAAACAATAATTAGTACTATCTTAGTATTTATGTTTTTTGAGGTTTTACCTCACCATCCAATAGGTGTTTCTGAGGTTCATTTAATCTTAGGTTCAACACTATTTTTAATATTTGGTGCAGGGGCTGCAGCCTTTGGTTTGGCACTTGGTTTATTAATCCAAGGTTTATTTTTTGCACAGTTTGATTTACCACAATATGGTATAAATGTAACTACTCTTTTAATGCCTTTATTTGCTATGAGTTATGTAGCAGCTAAAATCATTCCAAAAGCTACACCATACAAAGATATCAAATATGCAACTGCATTAAAACTATCTTTAATGTATCAAGGTGGAATCGTAACTTGGGTTGCATTCTGGGCATTATACGGACAAGGTTTTGGTGCAGAAAACATAAGTGCAGTATTTAGTTTTGGGGCAGCTTATATGAGTGTTGTTATTTTAGAACCAGTTATTGATATTGCAGTACTTGCAGGGGCTAAAACATTAAATAGTTTAAAATCAAGTTCTTTTGTAGAACCAAGACTTTTTAACAGTGCAAAATAA
- a CDS encoding cobyrinate a,c-diamide synthase translates to MKALLISSIASNQGKTLLTTALLNYYKNSVRPFKIGPDYIDPQFHYKISNTKSINLDTFIMNENQVKWIFDKYSNKDISILEGVMGFYDGMDKGCSAYDIGKLLNIPSVLLLDASGSYITISAVLKGLKTYKDDNTIKAVVLNKVSSTMHFELIKKQIQSDFDDIEVLGWIKKDLETIVSTHLGLDLTKTNHEKLQKLTNEVLENIDLEKLETVASFQKEKITNYPFEKIEKVDKKLSIVYDENFSFLYEDNLVFLKELFSKVELINPTKNETISKDTHLVFIPGGYVETAESYNNIKDSNNFKNSLIDHANKNKHIYAECAGLLYLAKCVDDKPMSGILDVEFTLTPKRVRLGYYYSQNGLKGHAFHYTKPLDTKDAIDILSKKENSKGELGAWKKNNVYGTYLHTMFRNNIKILKDYFGI, encoded by the coding sequence GTGAAAGCACTATTAATATCTTCTATAGCATCAAATCAAGGTAAAACCCTATTAACTACAGCATTATTAAATTATTATAAAAATAGTGTTCGACCATTTAAAATAGGTCCTGATTATATTGACCCGCAATTTCATTACAAAATTTCTAATACAAAATCTATAAACCTAGATACATTTATCATGAATGAAAATCAAGTTAAATGGATATTTGATAAATACTCAAATAAAGATATCTCTATCTTAGAAGGTGTAATGGGATTTTATGATGGTATGGATAAAGGGTGTTCTGCTTATGATATTGGAAAGCTATTAAATATCCCTTCAGTTTTACTTCTTGATGCAAGTGGTTCTTATATAACTATAAGTGCTGTTTTAAAAGGTCTTAAAACTTATAAAGATGACAATACCATAAAAGCTGTTGTATTAAACAAAGTATCTTCAACGATGCATTTTGAACTAATCAAAAAACAAATACAAAGTGATTTTGATGATATTGAAGTTTTAGGCTGGATAAAAAAAGACTTAGAGACAATAGTAAGTACCCACCTTGGATTAGATTTAACCAAAACAAACCATGAAAAATTACAAAAGCTTACAAATGAGGTTTTAGAAAATATAGATTTAGAAAAACTAGAAACTGTAGCAAGTTTTCAAAAAGAAAAGATAACAAACTACCCTTTTGAAAAGATTGAAAAGGTAGACAAAAAACTTTCTATAGTTTATGATGAGAACTTCTCTTTTCTTTATGAAGATAATCTAGTCTTTCTAAAAGAGCTATTTTCCAAAGTTGAACTTATAAACCCTACAAAAAATGAAACGATTTCAAAAGATACACATTTGGTTTTTATACCTGGAGGCTATGTGGAAACAGCTGAGAGTTACAACAATATAAAAGATTCAAACAATTTTAAAAACTCTTTAATAGACCATGCAAACAAAAACAAACATATATATGCAGAGTGTGCAGGACTTTTATATTTAGCCAAATGTGTTGATGATAAACCCATGAGTGGAATTTTGGATGTTGAATTTACTCTTACACCAAAAAGAGTAAGGCTTGGCTACTACTATAGTCAAAATGGCCTAAAAGGTCATGCTTTTCATTATACAAAACCACTTGATACAAAAGATGCAATAGATATATTAAGCAAAAAAGAAAACTCAAAAGGAGAGTTAGGAGCTTGGAAAAAGAACAATGTTTATGGAACTTATTTACATACAATGTTTAGAAATAATATAAAAATATTAAAGGATTACTTTGGAATTTAA
- a CDS encoding precorrin-8X methylmutase, whose protein sequence is MEFKIEQPPINIGADISNRSFEMINNELKEYEKINEFDEEQKEVISRLIHTTTCFDEVLNNIYFSDNAIKKVQSLLINKAKIIVDVNMIKVGLSDFYLKQYDNEVVCYINEPFTYEMAEKNKTTRSYAAVVEAIKRHKDEPLVLACGNAPTFIYAAINTLLEQKVDLNNVALLLFPVGFVNVVESKAYGRKFCDTFDVAGIIMEGRFGSSTMTVATLHAIYKLIKDYDKDEKYNGK, encoded by the coding sequence TTGGAATTTAAAATAGAACAACCACCAATAAATATAGGTGCAGATATCTCAAATAGATCTTTTGAGATGATTAATAATGAGTTAAAAGAGTATGAAAAGATAAATGAGTTTGATGAAGAACAAAAAGAGGTAATAAGTAGACTTATACATACAACTACTTGTTTTGATGAGGTATTAAACAATATTTACTTTTCAGACAATGCTATTAAAAAAGTGCAATCATTACTTATAAACAAAGCAAAAATCATAGTTGATGTAAATATGATAAAAGTTGGACTTAGTGATTTTTATCTAAAACAATACGACAATGAAGTGGTTTGTTATATAAACGAACCTTTTACTTATGAAATGGCAGAAAAAAATAAAACAACAAGAAGCTATGCAGCTGTAGTTGAAGCAATCAAAAGACACAAAGATGAGCCTTTGGTTTTAGCGTGTGGAAATGCCCCTACTTTTATATATGCAGCAATCAACACTTTACTTGAACAAAAAGTTGATTTAAACAATGTAGCACTTTTACTTTTCCCTGTAGGTTTTGTAAATGTGGTTGAATCAAAAGCTTATGGAAGAAAGTTTTGTGATACTTTTGATGTTGCAGGGATTATCATGGAGGGAAGATTTGGAAGCTCTACTATGACTGTTGCAACACTTCATGCTATTTATAAACTAATCAAAGATTATGATAAAGATGAGAAATACAATGGAAAATAA
- the cbiD gene encoding cobalt-precorrin-5B (C(1))-methyltransferase CbiD: MEKKVLRKGYTTGTHTVASFRSALDTLLATNESCLTKTNKIDNDDLDVTKGCEIVVSLDFCQKEFQLNPTFQKPHYFECGTNSIEIFAGIGVGVVTKKGLKIQPPYPAINPAPLNAIKEYFEIKTKHKENLHLKCCVSVTNGQEIAKQTANSKVGVLEGISILGTTGVVKPVSSSAYIDSVNTEIEFAIQNGYETIYFTLGNSAFKVACSKADEEAIVEIGNFVYDSIELATKLNAKEVIFLCGIGKMTKVYQGFKNTHNRFGVIDFTQLQLDIKEKLNYEVDIETTLTVKGISQELEKVGLLDEFYEMITLKANEQIKQWFKTSKVKAIILEQKEVLGW, from the coding sequence ATGGAAAAAAAAGTTTTAAGAAAAGGATACACAACAGGAACACATACTGTTGCATCTTTTAGGTCAGCTCTTGATACGCTATTAGCTACAAATGAGTCATGTTTAACCAAAACAAATAAAATAGACAATGATGATTTAGATGTAACAAAAGGGTGTGAGATAGTTGTATCTTTAGACTTTTGCCAAAAAGAGTTTCAACTAAACCCAACATTTCAAAAGCCACACTATTTTGAGTGTGGAACAAATAGTATTGAAATATTTGCTGGTATTGGAGTTGGAGTGGTTACAAAAAAAGGTTTAAAAATACAACCACCCTATCCTGCTATAAACCCTGCACCTTTAAATGCTATAAAAGAGTATTTTGAGATAAAAACAAAACATAAAGAAAACCTACATCTAAAATGTTGTGTAAGTGTTACAAATGGCCAAGAGATAGCTAAACAAACAGCTAACTCTAAAGTTGGAGTTTTAGAAGGTATTTCTATACTTGGAACTACTGGTGTTGTAAAACCTGTGTCAAGTTCAGCATATATAGACTCTGTAAACACAGAAATAGAATTTGCCATACAAAATGGCTACGAAACTATATATTTTACACTTGGAAACTCTGCTTTTAAAGTAGCTTGTAGTAAAGCAGATGAAGAAGCAATAGTTGAAATAGGAAACTTTGTATATGACTCAATAGAACTTGCAACTAAATTAAATGCAAAAGAGGTAATCTTTTTATGTGGGATAGGAAAGATGACAAAGGTTTATCAAGGGTTTAAAAACACCCACAATAGATTTGGAGTGATTGATTTTACGCAACTTCAACTGGATATAAAAGAGAAACTAAATTATGAAGTTGATATAGAAACAACACTTACAGTAAAAGGGATATCCCAAGAGCTTGAAAAAGTTGGATTATTAGATGAGTTTTACGAAATGATTACACTAAAAGCAAACGAACAAATAAAACAATGGTTTAAAACTTCAAAAGTAAAGGCCATAATATTAGAACAAAAGGAGGTTTTAGGATGGTAA
- the cbiT gene encoding precorrin-6Y C5,15-methyltransferase (decarboxylating) subunit CbiT, with amino-acid sequence MVTIAGNGMGDYDFSNLNIDISKFDKIICDPNFLTESAEHKKEEAKNILKLKYKDAKQYIIDNYEKEELLYVVTGSPLFFSAGTIIARNLPNDEVKIINNTSSKTYMLEKLFINETDVDTISLHGRVDIDLENFLQNKYTFVLCDKYTIKRLKEALFYFEKDSIKAALGYKLGFEDELIKEINLLDFDESSIDIEQPYVLLIKKEFESKNIISEDIEFETERGMITKKYKRQLSLQNLDLEPNNLLWDIGAGSGSCAIEAYKRYKVKTTLFEKNETRIEFIKQNLKNHFVVETKLLEGEAQEYFEELKETPQRIFVGGGGVEVIKQLPKLYEILDTNGILLINAITLKHLNLMLTTLNEANIEYEIHSLSLTTYKGKLDLVEPERQLFQIKIKKEEK; translated from the coding sequence ATGGTAACTATTGCTGGAAACGGAATGGGAGATTATGATTTTTCAAATCTAAATATTGATATTTCAAAATTTGACAAAATCATTTGTGACCCAAACTTTCTCACAGAGAGTGCAGAGCACAAGAAAGAAGAAGCAAAAAATATATTAAAACTAAAATACAAAGATGCAAAACAATATATTATAGATAACTACGAAAAAGAGGAACTTTTATATGTGGTTACTGGTTCACCACTGTTTTTTAGTGCAGGAACTATAATAGCTAGAAATTTACCAAATGATGAAGTTAAGATTATAAATAATACCTCTTCTAAAACCTATATGTTAGAAAAACTGTTTATCAATGAAACAGATGTTGATACTATATCTTTACATGGAAGAGTTGATATTGATTTAGAAAACTTTTTACAAAACAAATATACTTTTGTACTTTGTGATAAATATACAATCAAAAGATTAAAAGAGGCACTTTTTTATTTTGAAAAAGATTCTATAAAAGCTGCACTTGGTTATAAACTAGGCTTCGAAGATGAACTTATAAAAGAGATTAACTTACTTGACTTCGATGAGAGTTCAATCGATATAGAACAACCCTATGTATTACTTATAAAAAAAGAGTTTGAATCTAAAAACATCATAAGTGAAGATATAGAGTTTGAAACTGAACGGGGAATGATTACTAAAAAGTATAAAAGACAATTAAGTCTACAAAACCTTGATTTAGAACCAAATAACCTTTTATGGGATATTGGAGCAGGAAGTGGCTCTTGTGCAATAGAAGCATACAAAAGATACAAAGTAAAAACTACACTTTTTGAGAAAAATGAAACAAGAATAGAGTTTATAAAACAAAACTTGAAAAACCATTTTGTAGTTGAAACAAAACTTTTAGAGGGTGAAGCCCAAGAGTATTTTGAAGAGTTAAAAGAGACTCCACAAAGAATCTTTGTAGGTGGTGGTGGAGTTGAGGTTATAAAACAACTTCCAAAACTATATGAGATTTTAGATACAAACGGAATCTTACTTATAAATGCAATAACACTAAAACATCTAAACTTGATGTTAACCACGCTAAACGAAGCAAATATAGAGTATGAGATACACTCTCTTTCTCTTACAACATACAAAGGCAAACTAGATTTAGTAGAGCCTGAAAGACAGCTATTTCAAATAAAAATAAAAAAAGAGGAAAAATAA
- the cobM gene encoding precorrin-4 C(11)-methyltransferase, whose translation MVYFIGAGPGDPDLVTVKAQKILQKADVVLYTGSLVPKEVLSWCKDEAIIEDSQGMKYPEIFAFIEKYKDKVIARVHTGDPSIYSTIAKQIEFLQKQNIKYEVIPGITAAFGAAASLGIEYTIPGVSQTMILTRVEGKTPNPEKLENILACRNSSLVFYLSILLLKKLKKKAIDMGYSPDTPCWVVEKATWKEEEIFKGTISNIEEQVSHIRGVALILFGDFLKQEETEESHLYVKPLVKELEKQKGKNE comes from the coding sequence ATGGTTTATTTTATAGGAGCGGGTCCAGGAGACCCTGATTTAGTAACAGTAAAAGCACAAAAGATACTTCAAAAAGCTGATGTAGTTTTATATACTGGTTCATTGGTTCCCAAAGAGGTGCTATCTTGGTGCAAAGATGAAGCTATCATAGAAGATTCACAAGGGATGAAATACCCTGAGATATTTGCCTTTATAGAAAAGTATAAAGATAAAGTAATAGCAAGAGTTCATACAGGAGATCCATCTATTTACTCAACTATTGCAAAACAAATAGAGTTTTTACAAAAACAAAATATCAAATATGAAGTTATCCCAGGAATCACTGCAGCTTTTGGAGCAGCAGCTAGTTTAGGTATTGAATATACTATTCCAGGTGTTTCTCAAACTATGATTTTAACTAGAGTAGAAGGAAAAACTCCAAATCCTGAAAAGCTAGAGAATATACTTGCTTGTAGAAACTCATCTTTAGTATTTTATCTATCAATTTTACTTCTTAAAAAACTAAAGAAAAAAGCAATTGATATGGGGTATTCTCCTGATACACCTTGTTGGGTGGTTGAGAAAGCCACTTGGAAAGAAGAAGAGATTTTCAAAGGAACAATTTCAAATATAGAAGAGCAAGTTTCTCATATAAGAGGTGTTGCTTTGATTTTATTTGGAGACTTTTTAAAACAAGAAGAAACAGAAGAATCTCATCTTTATGTAAAACCACTTGTAAAAGAGTTGGAGAAACAAAAGGGTAAAAATGAGTAA
- a CDS encoding cobalamin biosynthesis protein, which translates to MSKLKIALVSINQPSLNSACKLLEYLEGFEVDVYGKKDLEHNLENLNTYEKIDTVLQDGWKKYDAIICILAMGIVVRKIAPLLESKATDPAIIVMSMDLTKVIPLLSGHIGGANELSDLLASRVPNCINFVSTATDQTKTFAFDMFAKKNNLEIENLKCLAKISNSLLNKKEVEVKTYESIFETIPNKTNLKRVDEQSSELCVNITPFSDDNLTLKPKVYLGFGCNRDTTFEDIEASFFWFLEKHNLKKEQIENIASFEAKADERGLLEFASKYNFDIKFYNEAEINSLQGEFSPSQATKFFNLKGVSEPSSMLVSKYNELIIPKNVYEKKITIAAAV; encoded by the coding sequence ATGAGTAAGTTAAAAATAGCCCTAGTTTCAATAAACCAACCAAGTCTAAACTCTGCTTGCAAACTTTTAGAGTATCTAGAAGGTTTTGAAGTTGATGTTTATGGTAAAAAAGATTTAGAGCACAATCTTGAAAACCTAAATACATACGAAAAGATTGATACAGTTTTACAAGATGGTTGGAAAAAATATGATGCTATTATTTGTATTTTGGCGATGGGAATAGTTGTAAGAAAAATTGCTCCACTACTTGAGAGTAAAGCAACTGACCCAGCAATTATAGTTATGAGTATGGATTTAACAAAGGTTATACCACTTCTAAGTGGACATATAGGTGGAGCAAATGAGTTAAGTGATTTATTAGCATCTAGAGTTCCAAACTGTATAAACTTTGTATCAACAGCAACAGACCAAACAAAAACATTTGCTTTTGATATGTTTGCAAAGAAAAACAACCTAGAGATAGAAAACCTAAAATGCTTAGCAAAAATCTCTAACTCACTTCTAAATAAAAAAGAAGTAGAAGTAAAAACCTATGAGAGTATCTTTGAAACAATACCAAATAAAACAAATCTAAAAAGAGTAGATGAGCAAAGTTCAGAACTATGCGTAAATATCACTCCATTTTCTGATGATAACTTAACTTTAAAACCAAAAGTATACTTAGGTTTCGGTTGTAATAGAGATACAACATTTGAAGATATAGAGGCTTCATTTTTTTGGTTTTTAGAAAAACATAATCTTAAAAAAGAGCAAATAGAAAATATAGCTTCATTTGAAGCAAAAGCTGATGAGAGAGGTCTTTTAGAGTTTGCCTCAAAATACAATTTTGATATCAAATTTTACAATGAAGCAGAGATAAACTCACTTCAAGGGGAGTTTAGCCCTTCTCAAGCAACAAAGTTTTTTAACCTCAAAGGTGTTAGTGAACCTTCATCTATGTTAGTTTCAAAATATAACGAACTTATCATACCTAAAAATGTGTATGAGAAAAAAATCACAATAGCAGCCGCAGTATAA
- a CDS encoding precorrin-3B C(17)-methyltransferase: MAKKLYIVSSGAGGTSYITPEARNALESCEVVVSYSKYARELKELIEGKEIFTSGMTHEIERCNQAIEYAKAGKTTCIVSNGDANVYGMATLIVEIMDEKDLWDEVELISLPGVTSFLAAASKVGAPVSQDFSIISLSDRLTDINLIDKRVKAALDCDFVLGIYNPKSKKRILPYQNFLRALENGYQDRIAIIASHVGRDEKEKITITTAQDLIDQDIEHEAVSMSTLIIICNSNSKLTKNGKVLTPRGYLNKYELSGELK; the protein is encoded by the coding sequence ATGGCAAAAAAATTATATATAGTTAGTTCAGGTGCTGGTGGAACCTCATATATCACTCCAGAAGCTAGAAATGCACTAGAGAGTTGCGAAGTAGTAGTTTCATATAGTAAGTACGCTAGAGAGCTAAAAGAGCTAATAGAGGGTAAAGAGATATTTACATCAGGAATGACACACGAGATAGAAAGATGTAATCAAGCAATAGAGTATGCAAAAGCAGGGAAAACTACTTGTATCGTATCAAATGGAGATGCAAATGTATATGGAATGGCAACTCTTATAGTTGAAATCATGGATGAAAAAGATTTATGGGATGAGGTAGAGCTTATCTCTCTTCCTGGTGTTACTTCATTTTTAGCAGCAGCTAGTAAAGTTGGAGCTCCTGTATCACAAGACTTTTCTATCATCTCACTATCAGATAGACTAACAGATATAAACCTAATAGACAAAAGAGTTAAAGCAGCCCTAGATTGTGATTTTGTTTTAGGTATTTACAATCCAAAATCTAAAAAAAGAATACTTCCATATCAAAACTTTTTAAGAGCTTTAGAAAATGGATATCAAGATAGAATAGCAATCATTGCTTCACATGTAGGTAGAGATGAAAAAGAGAAAATCACTATAACAACAGCCCAAGATTTGATAGACCAAGATATAGAACACGAAGCAGTTTCTATGTCAACATTGATTATAATTTGTAATTCAAACTCAAAATTAACAAAAAATGGAAAAGTTTTAACACCTAGAGGATATTTAAACAAATATGAACTAAGTGGAGAACTTAAATAA
- a CDS encoding metallophosphoesterase family protein gives MQIAILSDIHSNVYALQEVIKDIRNRNIEVVLNLGDMFYGPIEPRATYELIRDNKFINICGNQDREILEASLAQLQENPTLKYVYEDLGEEVLYWIQELQFEKIIGGTYYMVHGTYFDDTQYLLEDVSEGTVKLRSDEEIIKLTDNIETPFIFCAHSHLPRIHKLNSGQIVINPGSVGLQAYKEELPTKHKMENNTPDAAYTILTIEDNQYNIEQVRVAYDFEKAALKAEENGREDWAYALRTGKVLEN, from the coding sequence ATGCAAATAGCAATTTTATCTGATATACATTCAAATGTTTATGCTCTACAAGAAGTAATAAAAGATATTAGAAATAGAAATATTGAAGTGGTTTTAAACCTTGGAGATATGTTTTATGGACCAATTGAACCAAGAGCAACTTATGAACTAATAAGAGACAATAAGTTTATAAATATTTGTGGGAATCAAGATAGAGAGATACTTGAAGCCTCACTAGCACAACTTCAAGAAAACCCTACTTTAAAGTATGTTTATGAAGATTTAGGTGAAGAGGTTTTATATTGGATACAAGAGTTGCAATTTGAAAAGATAATTGGTGGAACTTATTATATGGTTCATGGAACTTATTTTGATGATACTCAGTACCTTCTTGAAGATGTTTCAGAAGGTACTGTAAAATTAAGAAGTGATGAAGAGATTATAAAACTAACTGATAATATTGAAACACCATTTATTTTTTGTGCCCACTCTCATTTACCAAGAATACATAAACTAAATTCAGGTCAAATAGTTATAAATCCAGGTTCAGTAGGACTTCAAGCCTATAAAGAAGAACTTCCAACAAAACACAAAATGGAAAATAACACTCCTGATGCAGCCTATACAATATTAACAATTGAAGATAACCAATATAATATTGAGCAAGTAAGAGTTGCCTATGACTTTGAAAAAGCAGCTTTGAAAGCAGAAGAAAATGGCAGAGAAGATTGGGCGTATGCACTTAGAACTGGTAAGGTATTAGAAAACTAA
- a CDS encoding aminotransferase class I/II-fold pyridoxal phosphate-dependent enzyme, with product MKEFQHGGDIENFAKKANCKVKDVIDLSSNINFLKPKLDIDFNTLDISSYPNYDKLYKAISNHYNILKGEIELYNGGSSAIFKLFENLKLKHCTIYSPAYLEYKKAAQNFDYKIDLINRFTDIKKEVKKGSFVIFVNPSTPDAKCYNIKKLLKSWIEKECTILIDESFLEFTDLESATKYIKEYDKLYILKSMTKFYSSAGIRVGTIVSSKKNIKKLKQKEPMWKISTFDMNYLIEVLKHKEFYKKAKIKNKENKELLASILKEYSFIKKVYKAEANYVLVELKNIDAKQLQEKLIPYKIMLRDCSNFDFLDSSYVRIAVKNKASIKALKTAFDRI from the coding sequence ATGAAAGAGTTTCAGCACGGTGGAGATATAGAAAATTTTGCTAAAAAAGCAAACTGTAAAGTAAAAGATGTAATCGATTTATCCTCAAATATAAACTTTTTAAAACCAAAACTTGATATAGATTTTAATACTTTAGATATCTCTTCATACCCAAATTATGACAAGCTTTATAAGGCTATTTCAAATCATTACAACATTTTGAAAGGAGAAATTGAACTATACAATGGAGGTAGTTCTGCTATCTTTAAACTCTTTGAAAATTTGAAGCTAAAGCATTGCACCATATATTCCCCTGCGTACCTAGAATACAAGAAAGCAGCACAAAATTTTGATTATAAAATTGATTTAATAAATAGATTTACTGATATAAAAAAAGAGGTAAAAAAAGGCTCATTTGTAATATTTGTAAACCCTTCAACACCTGATGCAAAATGTTATAACATAAAAAAACTACTAAAATCATGGATAGAAAAAGAGTGCACAATTCTTATTGATGAAAGCTTTTTAGAGTTTACTGATTTAGAGTCTGCTACAAAGTATATAAAAGAGTATGACAAGCTTTATATACTAAAATCAATGACAAAGTTCTATTCTAGTGCTGGTATTAGAGTTGGTACAATTGTTTCATCAAAAAAAAATATCAAAAAACTAAAGCAAAAAGAGCCAATGTGGAAGATATCTACCTTTGATATGAACTATCTAATAGAGGTTTTAAAACACAAAGAGTTTTATAAAAAAGCAAAGATAAAAAACAAAGAAAATAAAGAGCTTTTAGCCTCTATACTTAAAGAGTATTCTTTTATAAAAAAGGTATATAAAGCTGAAGCAAATTATGTACTAGTTGAACTAAAAAACATAGATGCAAAACAACTTCAAGAAAAACTAATTCCTTACAAAATTATGCTCAGAGATTGTTCAAATTTTGACTTTTTAGACTCTTCGTATGTTAGAATTGCAGTTAAAAACAAAGCCTCAATCAAAGCTTTAAAAACTGCTTTTGATAGGATATAA
- the cbiB gene encoding adenosylcobinamide-phosphate synthase CbiB — protein sequence MYFSIALIAYIIDFFFAEFEKIKFLKHPIIFMGNYIKWFEKKFYLDNIYRGFILTLSLICIVFTITYILTFVDNIFFQAFLCSFAISSKMLFESVQNVIVSDNPKYAISMLVSRDTNEMSESDINKAAIETYAENLSDGVIAPLFYMLCFGLVGAYIYKAINTLDSMVGYRNERYEKFGKFSAKLDDVANYIPARITALLIALLFFSKKAFLQFQKYGKKHESLNAGLPISAMALAINIKLGGPTSYFGKIKEKPYFGDGKEKIEKEDVKQALSIKPKLDMFIIVVLVILSISFY from the coding sequence TTGTATTTTTCTATAGCTTTGATTGCATATATAATTGACTTCTTTTTTGCAGAATTTGAAAAAATAAAGTTTTTAAAACACCCTATAATTTTCATGGGAAATTACATAAAATGGTTTGAAAAGAAATTTTATTTGGATAATATTTATAGAGGTTTTATACTTACACTAAGTTTGATTTGTATAGTATTTACTATAACTTACATTTTAACATTTGTAGATAATATATTTTTCCAAGCTTTCCTTTGTTCTTTTGCAATCTCATCAAAAATGCTTTTTGAAAGTGTACAAAATGTAATAGTATCTGATAATCCAAAATATGCAATTTCTATGCTTGTTAGTAGGGACACAAATGAGATGAGTGAAAGTGATATAAACAAAGCAGCAATAGAAACTTATGCAGAAAATTTAAGTGATGGAGTGATTGCTCCACTTTTTTATATGCTTTGTTTTGGACTTGTTGGAGCATACATTTATAAAGCAATAAATACTTTAGATTCTATGGTTGGATATAGAAATGAAAGGTATGAAAAATTTGGTAAATTTTCAGCCAAACTTGATGATGTAGCAAACTACATTCCAGCTAGAATAACAGCTCTTTTAATAGCCCTACTTTTCTTCTCAAAAAAAGCTTTTTTACAGTTTCAAAAATATGGTAAAAAACATGAAAGTTTAAATGCAGGACTTCCAATCTCAGCTATGGCTTTAGCTATAAATATAAAACTTGGAGGTCCTACTTCATATTTTGGGAAAATAAAAGAAAAACCCTACTTTGGAGATGGTAAAGAAAAAATAGAAAAAGAGGATGTAAAACAAGCTTTGAGTATAAAACCAAAGCTTGATATGTTTATTATAGTTGTTTTAGTTATTCTTAGTATTTCTTTTTATTAG